Below is a window of Streptomyces sp. WMMB303 DNA.
GCGCGCCGACCTCGCGCCGGATGCAGGCCGTGAACAGCTCTTCCTTGGACTTGAGGTACAGGTAGACCAGCGGCTTGGAGACGCCGGCCGCCTCGGCGATGTCGTCCATGGAGGCGGCCTGGTATCCGTGCCGCGCGAACGCCGCGACCGCGGCGTCCAGCATCTGCCTCTCCCGCACCTCGCGCGGCATGCGCTTCTGCCCCACGCGCTTCCATCCCTTCACCCCGTATGCCCCGTGACCCCCCTCGCCGGTCCGGCGACGCCACCCCGACAGCGCGCACGTTCCCCCGTCAACTCCGGCTTGCGGCAAGCCTACGCGCCCCCGGCGGCGGAGCCGGGGGCGCGCGGAAGGAGGGCGAACGCGGGGAAGAGTTCAGGTCAGCTCGCGGTGGCCGGTTCCCGCTGACCCGGCACCCGGGCCTCGGCGCCGCTGTCGGCCTCCTCGATCGAGAAGCTGCGCGCCGCGGCGAACGCCTCCCGGTCCAGGATCCTCTCCCGGGCCGAGACCAGGACCGGGATGACGGCCTGGCCCGCGACGTTGGTCGCCGTGCGCATCATGTCCAGGATCGGGTCGATGGCCAGCAGCAGCCCGACGCCCTCCAGCGGGAGGCCGAGGGTGGAGAGGGTGAGGGTCAGCATCACGGTCGCACCGGTGAGGCCCGCGGTGGCGGCCGAACCGATGACCGAGACGAAGACGATCAGCAGGTACTCCTTGATGCCCATGTCGACGTGGAAGAACTCGCCCACGAAGATCGCCGCGATGGCCGGGTAGATGGAGGCGCAGCCGTCCATCTTGGTCGTCGAGCCGAACGGCACCGCGAAGGACGCGTACTCCTTGGGCACCCCGAGCCGCTCGGTCACCTTCTGGGTGAGCGGCATGGTGCCGACCGAGGAGCGGGAGACGAACGCGAGCTGGATGGCGGGCCAGGCGCCCCGGAAGAACTGCAGCGGGTTGACCTTGGCGACGGTGGAGAGCAGCAGCGGGTAGACGCCGAAGAGCACCAGTGCGCAGCCGATGTAGATGTCCGCGGTGAAGGTCGCGTAGCTGCCGATCAGGTCCCAGCCGTAGTCCCTGATGGCGGTACCGATCAGGCCGATGGTGCCGATCGGGGCCAGCCGGATGATCCACCACAGCGCCTTCTGGAGCAGCGCCAGTACGGACTCGCCGAGGGTGAGGATGGGTTCGGCCTTCTCGCCGAGCTTGAGCGCGGCGATACCGACGACGATCGCCATGAAGACGATCTGGAGCACCTTCAGTTCGGTGAACGGCGTGATCACGTCGGTCGGGATGATCCCGGTGAGGAAGTCCAGCCAGGAGCCCTGGGTGTCCGGCTTGGCGGCGTCCGCGGCCGAGAGGCCGGTACCGGAGCCCGGGTTGGTGACCAGGCCGATGGCCAGCCCGATCGCCACGGCGATCAGCGAGGTCGCCATGAACCAGAGCAGGGTGCGGGTGGCCAGCCGCGCCGCGTTGTGCACGTTGCGCAGGTTGGTGATCGAGATGGTGATCGCGAAGAAGACCAGCGGCGCGACGGCCAGCTTCAGCAGCTGGACGAAGATCTCACCGATTTTGGTGAGGGTGGTGCCGAGCCAGGCCACGTCCCAGTTGCGGGCGGCCCACCCCAGGACCACGCCGAGGACGAGGCCGAGCAGGATCTGCGCCCAGAACGGCACCTTGGGTATGCGCGCGGTGCGTTCGGGTGGGGTGGCGTCGGCGGCGGACGCCGACGAGGGGGACGACGAAGACGACGAGGGGGACGACGGGGACGACGAGGTCACGGACAGACTCCGGGGGCGTCAGGAAGCGGACTCTTGGAAGGGGCATCGCGCGCGGAGGTGCGCAGGGCGATGCGGTCGCGGGACTGTGCGGTCGCGCCGGAGTATGGTCCGGCCGCGCTGTCAGCGACAGGTCGCCGACATGCAGCGGCAGAGATCGACATGCAGCCGCGCCACGAGCGCCGGGCCGGGGCGGCCCAGGAGCGCGTCGGAAGTGGTGGCTGCGTTCGTCATGGCCGTCACGCTAACACTCCGTCTTTGGCTTGCCCAAAGCATCGCTTTGGGGGGCGAGTACGGAAAAGCTCAACGCCCCACCGGGGAAAGCTCATTCCCGGTGGGGCGCCGACAGCGATGTGAGGAGGGTTACAGGGCGCGGCCCGTCACGCCGAGCCCGCCCCCGGCTCGGCCTGCGACGACGCCTGCGACGGCGTCGCCTGCGGCTCGTCCTCCTGGCTCTGGTTGGCCGCCAACCGCTCCTTCGCCCGGCTCACGCCGTGGACGACCTGCTCGGACATCGCGGCCCGCTGATTGCGCAGCAGCACATAGCTGAGCGGCGCGGAGACGATGAGTGCCAGGAGCACCACCCAGATCGGGTTCGAGTCGCCGATTCCGGAGGGGATGACGCCGAAGTGCGTCAGCAGTCCCACGACGACCAGGCAGCCGACGAAGATGCCGAGCCGCATGGTGGTGTAGCGGAGCGTCGCGTGCGAAGTGCTGCTGCTCACGTGGGTTCTCCATGCTTTCGGGCGATTCGCGGTTCCTCACCAGTCAAGCACAGGCCACGAGGCGATCTTCGTCACCCCCGGAGACGGGCCCCCTCGGCCGCCCGGGCGACGTCCGCGCCGTCAGGGCGCGTCTCACACCCGCATGGGCTGCGGCGTCTCCCGCCGCTGCGGGTCCGGGCCCGGGAAACCGCGCAGCTCCCCGTGGCGCGCGTCGCGCTGGACAGGCCGGAACCCCGTGTCGGTGATCAGGTCCAGCAGGTCCTCGCGGGTGAGCGCGTCGCCCTGCGCCTGCTCGGCGTCCACCACCTGGCCGGCCATCTCGTCCGCACCGTGCTGGAGCGCCAGCTGCGCCGTCTGCACGCTGTGCAGCGCCCAGTCCACCGCCAGGTGCGGCACGTTGTCCAGCAGCAGCCGGGAGACCGCGAACGTCGTGAGGATCTCCGCGCCGGTCGCGCTCTGCGGCACGTCCCGGCGCAGCGGCAGGAAGACCTGGCAGCCGCCGGTCTCGTCCTGCAGTTCACGCAGCCGCAGCAGCCGGTCGACGAAGTCCGCGCGCTCGGCGGCCCCCGCGACCGACCCGTAGCGCATCGTGCACGGAGCAGCGAGCCCCTTGCCGTGCGCGAGCCGCAGCACCCGGGCCCGCTCCTCCCACGACAGCTCCGCCTCGGCGGCGGTCTCCACCGGGCCCTCGGCGCACAACCCGTCCGAACCGGCCTCGGCGAGCGCGTCCAGCACCCCGGAGGCACCATCCGCGTGCTCGGCCCCGAAGCCGGCGATGTCGGCGACGGTGCACGCGGTCAGCGCCACCTCGGCCGGCAGCGCGTCCCGCAGGGCGCGCACCGCCTCCGGGAGGCCGCTCCAGCCGGTCCCGCCGGGGGTCAGCCGCAGCTCGGTGACGCCCTCGGCGGCCCACCGGGTGGCCCGGCCGACCGCCTCGCCGGTGTCCGCCGTCAGCTCCAGCGACCGGTGGACGACGAACCGGGCGGTGTCGCCGCTGTGCCGCGTCCGCACCTGGTGCGCGAGGCCGCCGAGCCAGGCCAGGTCGGCGCAGTCGTACAGGGCGATGCCGTCCGCCCGGCCCAACCGCTCCCCGGAGCGGACCTTCCGCTCGATGTCCGCCGCGTCCATTCCTCGCGCCACCTGCCCGCCTCGGTCCGTGTCCGTCATGATTCGCGCGTCCGCCCGACACTACGCCAGGGCCCGTTTGCCGCTACTCCTCGGGCAGCTCACCGACCCGGTTCTCCCACTTGGTCGACAGCACGATCGTCGTCCGCGTCCGCGAGACGCCCTTGGTGCCCGACAACCGGCGGATGGTGCGTTCCAGGTCGTCCACGTCACCGGCTCGCACCTTGAGCATGTAGGAGTCGTCGCCCGCGATGAACCAGCAGTCCTCCACCTCCTGCAGGTCCCGCAGCCGGGTGGCCACCTCCTCGTGGTCGGTGGCGTCGGAGAGCTGGATACCGATCAGCGCGGTCACACCCAGCCCGAGGGAGGAGGCGTCGACCGTCGCGCGGTACCCGGTGATCACCCCGGCGGCCTCCAGCCGGTTGATCCGGTCGGTGACACTCGGCCCCGACAGACCCACCAGCCGCCCCAGTTCGGCGTAGGAGGCTCTGCCGTTCTCCCGCAGCGCCTGGATGAGCTGCCTGTCCACCGCGTCCATGGATGCCGCTGCCTCCTGTATGTAGTAGTCCGGGGAACGAATCTAAGGCATCGGGCCCGTACCGCCCGGGCCGGTGCCTCCCGCATCCCGGTCGCTTCCGTCCGCCCCGCTCCCCAGATGCCCCTCCCAGCGGCGGTAGAGCTTGTGCTCCACCCCGGCCGCGTCCAGCACCCGCCCCGCGACGAAGTCGACGAGGTCCTGGATGTGCCGGGCCCCCGCGTAGAAGGCCGGGGACGCGGGCAGCACCACAGCGCCCGCCTCGTCCAGCGTCACCAGATGGCGCAGTGTCGGGCCGTTCAGCGGCGTCTCCCGTACGGCGACGACCAGCGGGCGGCGCTCCTTGAGCGTCACACTGGCCGCACGCTGCAGCAGGTCCTTGGAGAGCCCCAGCGCCACCCCCGCGACACACGCGGTGCTCGCCGGCACCACCAGCATGCCCCGCACCGGGTACGAACCGGACGAGGGCCCGGCTGCCAGGTCGCCCGGGGGCCAGTGCCGCACCCGGCCGGGGTCCGTCGCGAACGCGTCCGGGCTGCCGTCGGCGCCCCGGGCCAGCCAGCGGCGCAGGTCCTCCTGCGCATGGGCGTCGCGGAAGGGGTGCCCCGTCTCGTCGAGGATCGTCAACCGGGAGGCGCGGCTGACGACGAGGTCGACGTCCTCGCCCGCCTCCAGCAGCGCCCGGACGACCGCCGCCGCGTAGGGCGTTCCGGACGCCCCGGAGACACCCACCACCCAGGGGACCCGTGCCATGTCACTCACGTCCCCGACCCTACGTCCCGGCTCGCGGGCTCCGGCGGGGACGCGAGGACGCGTACGCTCTGCGTCATGCGTGTCTCCCGTCCAAGCCACACCACAGCGGCAGCACTCTGCGCGTCCGTACTGGCCGTCGCCGTCGCCGGCTGCTCGTTGGCCGAGAAGGTGACCACAGGGCTCAAGGTCAAGCACGCCTTCGAGAAGCTGGGCGAGCAGCCCGCCGCCTCGGTGCTGGTGTCGGTGGGCGGCAGCCGCGCGGACGCCGAGAAGTTCCTGCGGGCCGCGGGCGGCAAGGGCTCGCTCCGGCGCCCGGCCCGGTTGCTGACCCGCGGCGAACTCACCTTCGCGGTCGGCTCGGACCGCGAGGAGACCCCGCTCAAGGAGCTGAGCCGCTCCGAACGGCTGCGCTTCGCGGCGGCCGTCAACTTCGGCGGCAAGGACGTGCTGGCAGCCAAGTCGGTGGAGGAGAAGCTCTACGTCCGGATGAACCTGCCCTCCCTGGTGGCGCAGACCGGCGGCTCCGAGCAGGACCGGCACCGGGCCCGCCGGATCGTCTCGCTGGCGAAGGACCTGCCCAGGACGCTGGGTTCGGCCAAGGACGCGCTCAAGGGCAAGTGGGTGGAGGTCGACCCGGAGTCCTTCGACGACTTCGCGCGCGCCGCGCAGGAGATCACCGCGGAGGAGAGGCGCGACGAGCGCCGGGACGGGAAGCGGGGCGAGGCGGAGCGGCACGGCACGCCGGACTCCCGGCAGACCGACGAGACCAGCAAGCGGCTGGGCCGTGCGACGGCCGCCGGGCGTGCCCTCAACGGCGAGTCCGAGCGCGAGTTCCTGCGCGGTCTGGAGAAGACCCTGGGCGAGCACGCCCGGTTCCGGAAGGCGGGCGAGTACGGCGGTGCCGAGCATGTGACGGTCTCCATGCCCGCGCGCCGGGCGGCCCCGGACCTGTCGCGGGCGCTGGCGGCGCTGGGCGCCCGGCTCGACCCGCAGAAGGTGCCGGACAAGACGGTCAGCGCCGATCTGCAGATCCGGCGCGGCCAGCTGACCGGGCTCACGCTCGACCTGGAGCAGTTCCTCGGCGGGAAGCAGGCGCGCGAGGTGCACCTCCCGCTGCGGATGGACTTCGGCAGCGGCGACGCCGTCACCGTGCGGGCCCCGGACGGGGTGCGTGAGCTGGAGCCGCAGGACCTGCTGGCCGCCGTGATGTACGGCGCCCTGGGCACGGGCGGCATCTGAGGCCATCCTGGAAGCCGGGAACGGGGCCGGGACCGTCCCGGGCCGGACGGGACGGCGGGTCGGGAACCGCTGACACGCCGTGGGCCGTTGTACAGCGTGACGGGACACGGACGAGGTTGTGCGGGGGACGCTCCTCGTGAAGGAGGCGGGCATGGCGAAGGGCTCGGACGGCTCCGGCGGCGCCAGAGCGATGGCGGCCGGCAAGCTGATCGTCGCCTGGGTGGCGCTGCTGTGGGTGCTGGAGGCCGCGGACCAGGCGTCGGGCAACGCGCTGGACTCCTTCGGGATCGAGCCGCGGCGGGTCGGGGAGCTGGTGGACGTCGTCCCCAGCGCCTTCATGCACTTCGGGTTCGAGCACCTGATGGCCAACACGCTGCCGCTGCTGGTGCTGGGCTTCCTGGCGGCACTGCGCGGGGTGGGGCGCTTCCTCGCCGTCGCCGCGATCATCGTCGTGGTGAGCGGTCTGGGCGTCTGGCTGATCGCCCCGGCGGGCAGCAACACCGCGGGCGCCTCCGGGCTGATCT
It encodes the following:
- a CDS encoding dicarboxylate/amino acid:cation symporter, which encodes MTSSSPSSPSSSSSSPSSASAADATPPERTARIPKVPFWAQILLGLVLGVVLGWAARNWDVAWLGTTLTKIGEIFVQLLKLAVAPLVFFAITISITNLRNVHNAARLATRTLLWFMATSLIAVAIGLAIGLVTNPGSGTGLSAADAAKPDTQGSWLDFLTGIIPTDVITPFTELKVLQIVFMAIVVGIAALKLGEKAEPILTLGESVLALLQKALWWIIRLAPIGTIGLIGTAIRDYGWDLIGSYATFTADIYIGCALVLFGVYPLLLSTVAKVNPLQFFRGAWPAIQLAFVSRSSVGTMPLTQKVTERLGVPKEYASFAVPFGSTTKMDGCASIYPAIAAIFVGEFFHVDMGIKEYLLIVFVSVIGSAATAGLTGATVMLTLTLSTLGLPLEGVGLLLAIDPILDMMRTATNVAGQAVIPVLVSARERILDREAFAAARSFSIEEADSGAEARVPGQREPATAS
- a CDS encoding Lrp/AsnC family transcriptional regulator — protein: MDAVDRQLIQALRENGRASYAELGRLVGLSGPSVTDRINRLEAAGVITGYRATVDASSLGLGVTALIGIQLSDATDHEEVATRLRDLQEVEDCWFIAGDDSYMLKVRAGDVDDLERTIRRLSGTKGVSRTRTTIVLSTKWENRVGELPEE
- a CDS encoding UbiX family flavin prenyltransferase; protein product: MARVPWVVGVSGASGTPYAAAVVRALLEAGEDVDLVVSRASRLTILDETGHPFRDAHAQEDLRRWLARGADGSPDAFATDPGRVRHWPPGDLAAGPSSGSYPVRGMLVVPASTACVAGVALGLSKDLLQRAASVTLKERRPLVVAVRETPLNGPTLRHLVTLDEAGAVVLPASPAFYAGARHIQDLVDFVAGRVLDAAGVEHKLYRRWEGHLGSGADGSDRDAGGTGPGGTGPMP
- a CDS encoding DUF4229 domain-containing protein, with the translated sequence MSSSTSHATLRYTTMRLGIFVGCLVVVGLLTHFGVIPSGIGDSNPIWVVLLALIVSAPLSYVLLRNQRAAMSEQVVHGVSRAKERLAANQSQEDEPQATPSQASSQAEPGAGSA
- a CDS encoding rhomboid family intramembrane serine protease, which produces MAKGSDGSGGARAMAAGKLIVAWVALLWVLEAADQASGNALDSFGIEPRRVGELVDVVPSAFMHFGFEHLMANTLPLLVLGFLAALRGVGRFLAVAAIIVVVSGLGVWLIAPAGSNTAGASGLIFGLFGYLVARGFVDRRITDVALGTVVAVFYGSLLWGVLPTDSGISWQGHLFGLIGGVLAARLTAQPRALGEPKPAWH